From the genome of Ptychodera flava strain L36383 chromosome 22, AS_Pfla_20210202, whole genome shotgun sequence, one region includes:
- the LOC139122322 gene encoding uncharacterized protein, with amino-acid sequence MGSPVSPIVCNLYMELFESIALTTAPNPPSWWYRYVDDTHTKLERKFADEFTHHINNLDQHIKFTTEEEHDNALAFLDVETIRRPDGQIKTKVFGKSTHTDQYLHFTSNHPLVHKMGVVRTLHHRADLICSDPNDRLEEKTHINNALHHCGYPSLAIKQATRTRKKAHTNSVQRNINQKKVRVTAPYVKNLTEILQHIFRTYGMQLHAKPFNTIRQLLVCPKDPTPSKDVCGPIYHIRCEVCGDNEFKMDYIGETERYLQARVKEHVVQAVSLQMFLNSKFLNYSQ; translated from the coding sequence ATGGGATCTCCAGTGTCTCCGATAGTATGCAATCTATACATGGAACTCTTTGAATCTATAGCTCTGACAACAGCTCCCAATCCACCGTCGTGGTGGTACCGATATGTTGATGACACTCACACAAAGTTAGAGCGGAAATTTGCTGATGAATTTACGCATCATATCAACAACTTGGACCAACACATAAAGTTCACAACGGAGGAGGAGCACGATAACGCATTGGCGTTCTTGGATGTTGAGACAATCAGGCGCCCAGATGGCCAGATAAAAACCAAGGTATTTGGGAAATCAACACACACtgaccaatatttacatttcaccTCAAATCACCCTCTGGTTCATAAAATGGGGGTAGTCAGAACCCTCCATCACCGAGCAGATCTCATCTGCAGCGATCCCAATGATAGGTTGGAGGAGAAAACCCACATCAACAATGCCCTTCATCACTGTGGTTATCCATCCTTGGCAATTAAGCAGGCAACCCGTACCAGAAAGAAGGCCCACACTAACTCAGTACAGAGGAATATAAATCAAAAGAAAGTGCGTGTAACAGCTCCATATGTGAAAAACCTAACAGAAATATTGCAGCACATTTTCAGAACATATGGTATGCAGTTACACGCTAAGCCCTTTAACACCATCAGACAACTACTGGTATGCCCGAAGGATCCCACACCATCGAAAGACGTATGTGGTCCTATTTATCACATCCGATGTGAGGTTTGTGGAGATaatgaattcaaaatggacTATATCGGAGAAACAGAGCGATACTTGCAAGCCCGAGTGAAAGAACATGTTGTCCAAGCTGTGTCACTTCAGATGTTTCtaaattccaaatttctaaattaTTCGCAATAA